TGACCAAGGACACATGTTTGGTTATGCAACTGATGAAACACCAGAGCTTATGCCTCTGACTCATGTCCTTGCTACAAAGCTCGGCGCCAAGCTTACTGAAGTTAGGAAGAACAAGACATGCCCATGGCTGAGACCCGATGGTAAAACCCAAGTAACTGTTGAGTACAAAAATGAGGGTGGTGCTATGGTCCCTATTAGGGTCCACACTGTTCTCATCTCAACCCAACACGATGAAACTGTTACAAATGATCAGATTGCCCAGGATTTGAAGGAGCATGTTATCAAGCCTGTCATCCCAGCTCAGTACCTTGATGAGAAAACCATCTTCCACCTCAACCCATCAGGTCGCTTTGTCATTGGTGGTCCACATGGTGATGCAGGACTTACTGGGCGTAAAATTATTATCGATACTTATGGTGGATGGGGTGCTCATGGTGGAGGTGCCTTTTCTGGCAAGGACCCCACTAAGGTGGACAGAAGTGGTGCTTACATTGTTAGGCAAGCTGCTAAGAGCGTTGTTGCTTCGGGGCTTGCTCGTCGCTGCCTTGTGCAGGTTTCTTATGCCATTGGCGTCGCAGAGCCTCTTTCAGTGTTTGTTGAAACATACAAGACTGGGAAGATTCCAGACAAGGATATTCTCGCTCTGATCAAGGAGAACTTTGATTTTAGGCCTGGGATGATCGCAATCAATCTTGACTTGAAGAGGGGAGGCAATTTTAGGTACCAA
The Coffea arabica cultivar ET-39 chromosome 6c, Coffea Arabica ET-39 HiFi, whole genome shotgun sequence genome window above contains:
- the LOC113694926 gene encoding S-adenosylmethionine synthase 3-like; this encodes MDTFLFTSESVNEGHPDKLCDQVSDAILDACLEQDPESKVACETCTKTNMVMVFGEITTKATVNYEKIVRDTCRGIGFTSADVGLDADNCKVLVNIEQQSPDIAQGVHGHLTKKPEEIGAGDQGHMFGYATDETPELMPLTHVLATKLGAKLTEVRKNKTCPWLRPDGKTQVTVEYKNEGGAMVPIRVHTVLISTQHDETVTNDQIAQDLKEHVIKPVIPAQYLDEKTIFHLNPSGRFVIGGPHGDAGLTGRKIIIDTYGGWGAHGGGAFSGKDPTKVDRSGAYIVRQAAKSVVASGLARRCLVQVSYAIGVAEPLSVFVETYKTGKIPDKDILALIKENFDFRPGMIAINLDLKRGGNFRYQKTAAYGHFGRDDPDFSWETVKILKPKA